The Deinococcus sedimenti genome includes a window with the following:
- a CDS encoding cobyric acid synthase — MGKAIMVQGCTSSAGKSYLTAALCRALSNAGARVAPFKAQNMSNNAGVTPAGLEMGRAQLVQAAAARVTPDVRMNPVLLKPEADTRSQVVLLGQVNREITDLPWRERKAHLWPHVQGALHSLMDEFDVVVIEGAGSPAEVNLRASDIVNMRVALEARAAVLLASDIDRGGSFAHLLGTWHCLTPEERALLRGFILNRFRGDARLLSPAPEWLQEQTGVPTVGVVPMLDIPLPEEDGVWAETGAARGGDQDDGFVAIARLPRVSNLDEFAPLGPLARWVATPADLTGARAVILPGSKSTAADLAWLRATGLAGAVTRAAHAGVPVLGVCGGLQMLGRVIRDPHGVEGAPEVPGLGLLDLDTTFAPDKTTTLTSFTDAETGLTVQGYEIHHGQTGAGAGVQTLAPGRLWRQGNVRGTYLHGLLENPAYLERFLGWAGLRPPAGLDSLDARLDAIAARVGAALDPRVLEELL; from the coding sequence ATGGGTAAGGCGATCATGGTGCAGGGCTGCACGAGCAGCGCGGGCAAGAGTTACCTCACGGCGGCGCTGTGCCGCGCGCTGTCGAACGCGGGCGCGCGGGTCGCGCCGTTCAAGGCGCAGAACATGAGCAACAACGCGGGCGTCACCCCGGCGGGCCTGGAGATGGGCCGCGCGCAGCTCGTGCAGGCCGCCGCCGCGCGCGTCACGCCGGACGTGCGGATGAACCCCGTGCTGCTGAAACCGGAAGCCGACACCCGCTCTCAGGTCGTGCTGCTGGGCCAGGTCAACCGCGAGATCACCGATTTGCCCTGGCGGGAGCGCAAGGCGCACCTGTGGCCGCACGTGCAGGGCGCGCTGCACAGCCTGATGGACGAGTTCGACGTGGTCGTCATCGAGGGCGCGGGCAGTCCCGCCGAGGTGAACCTGCGCGCCTCGGACATCGTGAACATGCGCGTGGCACTGGAGGCCCGGGCCGCGGTGCTGCTCGCCAGCGACATCGACCGGGGCGGGTCGTTCGCGCACCTGCTCGGCACCTGGCACTGCCTGACGCCCGAGGAACGCGCGCTGCTGCGCGGCTTCATCCTGAACCGCTTCCGGGGCGACGCGCGGCTGCTGTCCCCTGCGCCCGAGTGGCTGCAGGAGCAGACCGGCGTGCCGACCGTGGGCGTCGTGCCCATGCTGGACATCCCGCTGCCCGAGGAGGACGGCGTGTGGGCCGAAACGGGAGCGGCGCGCGGCGGGGATCAGGACGACGGCTTCGTGGCGATCGCGCGCCTGCCGCGCGTGTCGAACCTCGACGAGTTCGCGCCCCTCGGGCCGCTGGCCCGCTGGGTGGCGACCCCGGCGGACCTGACGGGCGCGCGGGCGGTGATCCTGCCCGGCAGCAAGAGCACCGCCGCCGACCTCGCGTGGCTGCGCGCCACCGGACTGGCGGGCGCCGTGACCCGCGCCGCGCACGCGGGCGTTCCCGTGCTCGGCGTGTGCGGGGGCCTGCAGATGCTCGGCCGGGTGATCCGCGACCCGCACGGCGTGGAGGGTGCGCCGGAAGTGCCGGGCCTGGGCCTCCTGGACCTGGATACGACCTTCGCGCCGGACAAGACCACCACCCTCACATCCTTCACGGACGCCGAGACGGGCCTGACCGTGCAGGGCTACGAGATCCACCACGGGCAGACCGGGGCGGGGGCGGGCGTGCAGACCCTCGCGCCGGGGCGGCTGTGGCGGCAGGGCAACGTGCGCGGCACGTACCTGCACGGCCTGCTGGAGAACCCCGCGTACCTCGAGCGCTTCCTGGGCTGGGCGGGTCTGCGCCCCCCGGCGGGCCTGGACTCGCTGGACGCCCGGCTGGACGCCATCGCCGCGCGGGTCGGCGCGGCCCTCGACCCGCGCGTGCTGGAGGAACTCCTGTGA
- a CDS encoding CobD/CbiB family cobalamin biosynthesis protein — MRGAPRRALLLALALDTLGEPPAPAHPVVWMGHLLRRARAAWRGQTPRAQLVEGGLGWAAGVTLSAALGVACGRLPWWGQGVALKPLLARTALLRAGAEVAGALEAGNLPEARRLLSWHLVSRGTADLTASEVAGAAIASLAENLSDSVVAPLLHARVGGLGWAAAYRFTNTADASWGYRTPALEWPGKVAARADDLLNLAPARLSAACLLLAAGGRGWREWRADARRTPSPNGGHPMSAAAGALGVRLEKRGVYTLNAAGRDPDAADLRAALTLVNRAALLAALVCLLPLPRRLTGARA, encoded by the coding sequence TTGAGGGGCGCCCCGCGCCGGGCGCTGCTGCTGGCCCTCGCGCTGGACACGCTGGGTGAACCGCCGGCCCCCGCGCACCCGGTCGTGTGGATGGGGCACCTGCTGCGGCGCGCGCGCGCCGCGTGGCGGGGACAGACGCCGCGCGCGCAACTGGTCGAGGGGGGCCTGGGCTGGGCCGCCGGGGTGACGCTGAGTGCCGCCCTGGGCGTGGCCTGCGGGCGGCTGCCCTGGTGGGGGCAGGGCGTGGCCCTCAAACCGCTGCTGGCCCGCACGGCGCTGCTGCGTGCGGGCGCGGAGGTCGCTGGGGCGCTGGAGGCCGGGAACCTCCCCGAGGCGCGGCGACTGCTGTCCTGGCACCTCGTGAGCCGGGGTACCGCGGACCTGACGGCCTCCGAGGTGGCGGGCGCGGCCATCGCCAGCCTCGCGGAGAACCTCAGCGACAGCGTCGTGGCGCCGCTGCTGCACGCGCGGGTGGGCGGCCTGGGCTGGGCCGCCGCGTACCGCTTCACGAACACCGCCGATGCCAGCTGGGGTTACCGGACCCCGGCCCTGGAGTGGCCGGGCAAGGTCGCGGCCCGCGCGGACGACCTGCTGAACCTCGCCCCGGCCCGCCTGAGCGCCGCGTGCCTGCTGCTCGCCGCCGGAGGGCGAGGCTGGCGGGAATGGCGGGCGGACGCCCGGCGCACCCCCAGCCCGAACGGCGGGCACCCCATGAGTGCCGCCGCCGGGGCTCTCGGTGTGCGGCTGGAGAAGCGCGGCGTGTACACCCTGAACGCCGCCGGGCGCGACCCCGACGCGGCCGACCTGCGCGCCGCCCTGACCCTGGTGAACCGCGCGGCGCTGCTGGCAGCCCTGGTCTGCCTGCTCCCCCTGCCCCGGCGGCTGACGGGGGCGCGGGCGTGA
- a CDS encoding rhodanese-like domain-containing protein gives MRPTLLIGLLTLSACAPRAATYTTIPVQDLRAAQEKGEYVLDVRTDAEYREGHVPGAALLPLADLGTRMNEVPKDRPVYVICRSGNRSAQASAQLVKAGYTRVFNVDGGMNAWTSAGYPVER, from the coding sequence ATGCGACCCACCCTGCTGATCGGCCTGCTCACCCTGAGCGCCTGCGCGCCCCGCGCCGCCACGTACACCACCATCCCCGTCCAGGACCTGCGCGCCGCTCAGGAGAAGGGCGAGTACGTCCTGGACGTCCGCACCGACGCCGAATACAGGGAGGGGCACGTCCCCGGCGCGGCGCTGCTGCCCCTGGCGGACCTGGGCACTCGCATGAACGAGGTCCCGAAGGACCGCCCGGTGTACGTCATCTGCCGCAGCGGCAACCGCAGCGCCCAGGCCAGCGCGCAACTCGTGAAGGCCGGATACACCCGCGTGTTCAACGTGGACGGCGGCATGAACGCCTGGACGTCAGCCGGATACCCCGTCGAACGCTGA
- the cobU gene encoding bifunctional adenosylcobinamide kinase/adenosylcobinamide-phosphate guanylyltransferase, producing MTLVFVTGGARSGKSTFAEARAAQVGAPVTYVATAQAFDDEMRVRIGRHRADRPAGWVTREEPLHIPAVVGEVQGTVLLDCLSLWVSNLMLADWTDDAVLAAADDLLRAARDRGGVTVMVTNEVGFGIVPDNALARRFRDLLGWVNQRAAAASDEAWLIVSGRPLRLP from the coding sequence GTGACTCTGGTGTTCGTCACGGGCGGGGCGCGCAGCGGCAAGAGCACCTTCGCGGAGGCCCGCGCGGCGCAGGTGGGCGCCCCCGTCACGTACGTGGCGACCGCGCAGGCCTTCGACGACGAGATGCGCGTCCGCATCGGACGACACCGCGCCGACCGTCCCGCCGGGTGGGTGACGCGCGAGGAACCCCTGCACATCCCGGCGGTCGTGGGAGAGGTGCAGGGCACGGTGCTGCTCGACTGCCTGAGCCTGTGGGTGAGCAACCTGATGCTCGCGGACTGGACGGACGACGCCGTGCTGGCCGCCGCGGACGACCTGCTGCGCGCCGCGCGGGACCGGGGCGGCGTGACCGTCATGGTCACGAACGAGGTGGGCTTCGGGATCGTGCCGGACAACGCGCTGGCGCGCCGCTTCCGGGACCTGCTGGGCTGGGTGAACCAGCGCGCCGCCGCCGCGTCGGACGAGGCGTGGCTGATCGTCAGCGGTCGGCCCCTGCGCCTGCCCTGA
- a CDS encoding pyridoxal phosphate-dependent aminotransferase codes for MIPLIPRVPHGGPGAQPFAGLDFSVNANPYGPSPRLIQAVRDADHAHYPDPTYAWVRERLAAWHGLSPAEVTPAVGASDLLHRLARLCLSDGGSLLSLHAPFGELARAAALLGAPVTTVQAVPDVLPAGTRLVYVGYPHNPTGLVPTPETLLTLAGRCHEVGALLIVDEAYAPFVTLPAPPRHPALLRLLSPGKAHGLVGARPAYALAAPDVIAALDNLAPAWHVPAGTAGVLAALPHAARFLAETLPRVAAHAAALADDLRPLGRVEHHGTPFLTLRVGDARALSADLLAAGVRVRDCASYGEPHLIRVSTRLPGENRVLVRELHSRLGMGGRHG; via the coding sequence GTGATTCCCCTGATCCCCCGCGTGCCACACGGCGGCCCGGGCGCGCAGCCCTTCGCCGGGCTGGATTTCAGCGTGAACGCCAACCCGTACGGCCCCAGCCCGCGCCTGATCCAGGCGGTGCGGGACGCCGACCACGCCCACTACCCCGACCCGACCTACGCCTGGGTGCGGGAGCGGCTGGCCGCGTGGCACGGCCTGAGCCCGGCCGAGGTCACCCCGGCGGTGGGCGCGTCCGACCTGCTGCACCGCCTCGCCCGGCTGTGCCTGAGTGACGGGGGCTCGCTGCTGAGCCTGCACGCGCCCTTCGGGGAACTCGCCCGCGCCGCCGCGCTGCTCGGCGCGCCCGTCACGACCGTGCAGGCGGTGCCGGACGTCCTCCCGGCCGGGACGCGCCTCGTGTACGTGGGGTACCCGCACAACCCGACCGGCCTCGTCCCCACACCCGAGACGCTGCTGACCCTGGCGGGGCGATGCCACGAGGTCGGCGCGCTGCTGATCGTGGACGAGGCGTACGCACCCTTCGTCACGCTGCCCGCCCCGCCGCGCCACCCCGCGCTGCTGCGCCTGCTCTCGCCCGGCAAGGCGCACGGGCTGGTCGGCGCGCGCCCCGCGTACGCGCTGGCCGCGCCGGACGTGATCGCCGCGCTCGACAACCTCGCCCCCGCGTGGCACGTGCCCGCCGGGACCGCCGGGGTGCTCGCGGCCCTGCCGCACGCCGCGCGCTTCCTGGCCGAGACGCTGCCCAGGGTCGCCGCGCACGCCGCCGCGCTCGCGGACGACCTGCGCCCGCTGGGCCGGGTGGAGCACCACGGCACACCGTTCCTGACGCTGCGGGTCGGGGACGCCCGCGCCCTGAGTGCAGACCTGCTCGCGGCGGGCGTGCGGGTGCGGGACTGCGCGAGTTACGGCGAGCCGCACCTCATCCGCGTGAGCACGCGCCTGCCGGGCGAGAACCGCGTGCTCGTGCGCGAGCTGCACTCACGGCTGGGGATGGGAGGACGACATGGGTAA